One Myxococcus stipitatus DNA segment encodes these proteins:
- the adh gene encoding aldehyde dehydrogenase has protein sequence MIYAAPNQPGSKVKFKSRYQNFIGGRWVEPKRGQYFENITPVTGKVFTEIPRSTSEDIDLALDAAHAARVSWGRTAPSARANILLKIADRMEQNLELLALAETWDNGKPIRETLAADLPLAIDHFRYFASCIRAQEGSAGELDADTVAYHFHEPLGVVGQIIPWNFPILMAAWKLAPALAAGNCVVLKPAEQTPAGILLLTELVQDLLPEGVLNIVNGFGIEAGKPLASSNRVAKVAFTGETTTGRLILQYASENLIPVTLELGGKSPNIFFEDVMAHDDDFFDKALEGFAMFALNQGEVCTCPSRALVNERIYGAFMERALERVKKVTPGNPLDTDTKLGAQASNDQLEKILGYIDIGKKEGAKVLTGGERVRLPGDLEGGYYVAPTVFQGHNRMRVFQEEIFGPVVSVATFKDFDDAMHLANDTLYGLGAGVWTRDVNTAYRAGRAIEAGRVWTNCYHLYPAHAAFGGYKQSGIGRETHKKMLDHYQQTKNLLVSYSPKALGFF, from the coding sequence ATGATCTACGCCGCCCCGAATCAGCCTGGCTCGAAGGTGAAGTTCAAGTCGCGCTACCAGAACTTCATCGGCGGAAGGTGGGTCGAACCCAAGCGCGGCCAGTACTTCGAGAACATCACCCCCGTCACGGGCAAGGTGTTCACGGAGATTCCCCGCTCCACGTCGGAGGACATCGACCTGGCGCTGGACGCGGCGCACGCGGCGCGCGTTTCGTGGGGCCGCACCGCCCCCTCGGCCCGCGCCAACATCCTCCTGAAGATCGCCGACCGCATGGAGCAGAACCTGGAGCTGCTCGCGCTCGCGGAGACGTGGGACAACGGCAAGCCCATCCGCGAGACGCTCGCCGCGGACCTGCCGCTGGCCATCGACCACTTCCGCTACTTCGCCAGCTGCATCCGCGCGCAGGAGGGCTCCGCGGGCGAACTGGACGCGGACACCGTCGCCTACCACTTCCACGAACCGCTGGGCGTGGTGGGGCAGATCATCCCCTGGAACTTCCCCATCCTGATGGCGGCCTGGAAGCTGGCGCCGGCGCTGGCCGCGGGCAACTGCGTGGTGCTCAAGCCCGCCGAGCAGACCCCCGCGGGCATCCTCCTGCTCACCGAGCTGGTCCAGGACCTGCTGCCGGAGGGCGTGCTCAACATCGTCAACGGCTTCGGCATCGAGGCCGGCAAGCCCCTGGCGTCCAGCAACCGCGTGGCCAAGGTGGCCTTCACCGGAGAGACGACCACGGGCCGGCTCATCCTCCAATACGCCAGCGAGAACCTCATCCCGGTGACGCTGGAGCTGGGCGGCAAGAGCCCGAACATCTTCTTCGAGGATGTGATGGCCCACGACGACGACTTCTTCGACAAGGCCCTGGAGGGCTTCGCCATGTTCGCCCTCAACCAGGGCGAGGTGTGCACGTGTCCGTCGCGCGCGCTGGTGAACGAGCGCATCTACGGCGCGTTCATGGAGCGGGCGCTGGAGCGCGTGAAGAAGGTGACGCCGGGCAACCCGCTCGACACGGACACGAAGCTGGGCGCGCAGGCGTCCAACGACCAGCTGGAGAAGATCCTCGGCTACATCGACATCGGCAAGAAGGAGGGCGCCAAGGTGCTCACCGGAGGCGAGCGCGTGCGGCTGCCCGGTGACCTCGAGGGCGGCTACTACGTGGCGCCCACCGTCTTCCAGGGCCACAACCGCATGCGCGTCTTCCAGGAGGAGATCTTCGGCCCCGTGGTGAGCGTCGCCACCTTCAAGGACTTCGACGACGCGATGCACCTGGCCAACGACACGCTCTACGGCCTGGGCGCGGGCGTGTGGACGCGCGACGTCAACACCGCCTACCGCGCGGGCCGCGCCATCGAGGCCGGTCGCGTGTGGACCAACTGCTACCACCTGTACCCGGCGCACGCGGCCTTCGGCGGCTACAAGCAGTCCGGCATCGGCCGCGAGACGCACAAGAAGATGCTCGACCACTACCAGCAGACCAAGAACCTGCTGGTGAGCTACAGCCCCAAGGCCCTGGGGTTCTTCTGA
- a CDS encoding DUF779 domain-containing protein, with protein sequence MSDPRAGPGAGGRPEVARVAVTPEAAAVIRSLRATHGPLMFHQSGGCCDGSAPMCYPQGEFRVGQRDVFLGEVEGCPVYIGGAQFEYWQHTHLTVDVVKGRGAGFSLESPLGVRFLTRSRVFTDEEYALLKQAPPPRRGPPE encoded by the coding sequence ATGAGCGACCCCCGCGCCGGCCCCGGTGCGGGAGGGCGTCCGGAGGTGGCCCGGGTGGCGGTGACGCCCGAGGCCGCCGCCGTCATCCGCTCGCTGCGCGCCACCCACGGGCCGCTCATGTTCCACCAGTCCGGCGGCTGCTGTGATGGCAGCGCGCCCATGTGCTACCCCCAGGGCGAATTCCGCGTGGGCCAGCGGGACGTCTTCCTGGGCGAGGTCGAGGGCTGCCCCGTCTACATCGGCGGGGCGCAGTTCGAGTACTGGCAGCACACCCACCTCACCGTGGACGTGGTGAAGGGCCGTGGCGCGGGCTTCAGCCTGGAGTCGCCCCTGGGGGTGCGCTTCCTCACGCGCAGCCGCGTCTTCACGGACGAGGAATACGCGCTGCTGAAGCAAGCCCCACCCCCGCGCCGCGGGCCACCAGAGTAG
- a CDS encoding tetratricopeptide repeat protein, with amino-acid sequence MHWRNRPLPWTLALLLPLACKEPEVAAVQNRAQQAQAALAEARAHLANGQPAPALAAVRRAATAAPDSSEPYLLMADAQRMSNNIGAAIMALKQAEALIPGTDPSIQKQLADMYLGNGNIAEALSTLTTLRDSGLMTNEDVLGLARLQAKDGQMDAAFTTIEGVLRESPDDPEAKAVEAEVLLMKGDELLAANLMDKLLANNPAHTAARLLRARYFLVSGVPQMAEADLQAIEPKDANRADVVMLRARVLLALGRAADAEAALKPLVDSEPQNAEALAWMADTALAQGRRADALSLVDRALTFRPRLARALYVRGRAQEEQNDRKSAEESYRFALSAEPRFAPVHARLWRMYLEADRKVDAFTSLERLLDMGEASLEEKVVLARLSAQLQTQMTRGMKLIDEALKKDPENAEYQEVKKQLVAVAPKPKKKPGGPVIIRGGR; translated from the coding sequence ATGCACTGGCGAAATCGACCGCTTCCGTGGACCCTGGCGCTCCTCCTCCCGCTTGCCTGCAAGGAACCGGAGGTCGCGGCCGTCCAGAACCGTGCTCAACAGGCCCAGGCCGCCCTGGCCGAGGCCCGGGCCCATCTGGCCAATGGGCAACCCGCTCCCGCCCTGGCGGCCGTCCGCCGCGCCGCCACGGCCGCGCCGGACAGCTCCGAACCGTACCTGCTCATGGCGGACGCCCAGCGCATGAGCAACAACATCGGCGCCGCCATCATGGCCCTCAAGCAGGCCGAGGCGCTCATCCCCGGCACGGACCCCAGCATCCAGAAGCAGCTGGCGGACATGTACCTGGGCAACGGCAACATCGCCGAGGCCCTCTCCACGCTCACCACCCTGCGTGACTCCGGGTTGATGACGAACGAGGACGTGCTGGGCCTGGCCCGCCTGCAGGCGAAGGACGGGCAGATGGACGCCGCCTTCACCACCATCGAGGGCGTGCTGCGCGAGAGCCCCGACGACCCCGAGGCCAAGGCGGTGGAGGCGGAGGTCCTCCTCATGAAGGGCGACGAGCTGCTCGCCGCCAACCTCATGGACAAGCTGCTGGCGAACAACCCGGCGCACACCGCCGCGCGGCTGCTGCGCGCCCGCTACTTCCTCGTCAGCGGCGTGCCGCAGATGGCGGAGGCGGACCTGCAGGCCATCGAACCCAAGGACGCCAACCGCGCGGACGTCGTCATGCTGCGCGCCCGCGTGCTGCTCGCCCTGGGCCGCGCCGCGGACGCGGAGGCCGCGCTCAAGCCCCTGGTGGACTCCGAACCCCAGAACGCCGAGGCCCTGGCGTGGATGGCGGACACGGCGCTGGCGCAGGGGCGGCGCGCGGACGCGCTGTCCCTGGTGGACCGCGCGCTCACCTTCCGGCCCCGGCTCGCCCGCGCGCTGTACGTGAGGGGGCGCGCGCAGGAGGAGCAGAACGACCGCAAGTCCGCGGAGGAGAGCTACCGCTTCGCCCTGAGCGCCGAGCCCCGCTTCGCCCCCGTCCACGCCCGGCTGTGGCGGATGTACCTGGAGGCGGACCGCAAGGTGGACGCCTTCACGTCGCTGGAGCGGCTGCTCGACATGGGCGAGGCCTCCCTCGAGGAGAAGGTCGTGCTGGCGCGGCTGTCCGCGCAACTCCAGACGCAGATGACGCGCGGGATGAAGCTCATCGACGAGGCCCTCAAGAAGGATCCGGAGAACGCCGAGTACCAGGAGGTCAAGAAGCAGCTGGTCGCCGTGGCCCCCAAGCCCAAGAAGAAGCCGGGCGGCCCGGTCATCATCCGCGGCGGTCGCTGA
- a CDS encoding twin-arginine translocation signal domain-containing protein has translation MSGDSSNRRNFLKAMGLTAAAVVVPVGLGTTAVSAAPAVAPDLGELELWLLDTGVGTLDPSLYGVARQGMLTAARS, from the coding sequence ATGTCCGGAGACTCGTCGAACCGCCGTAACTTCCTCAAGGCGATGGGCCTCACCGCCGCCGCCGTCGTCGTCCCCGTGGGCCTGGGGACCACCGCCGTCAGCGCCGCCCCCGCGGTGGCGCCCGACCTGGGCGAGCTGGAGCTGTGGCTGCTGGATACCGGCGTGGGCACGCTGGACCCCAGCCTGTACGGCGTGGCCCGCCAGGGCATGCTGACCGCCGCACGCAGCTAG